One Mycobacteroides abscessus ATCC 19977 genomic window carries:
- a CDS encoding molybdopterin guanine dinucleotide-containing S/N-oxide reductase, producing MSGSARLSHTHWGAFTPEVRDGEVIGVTPIETDLDPSPLLQNIPGSIRHQARVTAPAVRSGWLREGPGPSDKRGADEYVEVSWDELTELLADELRRVVDTHGNEAIYGGSYGWASAGRFHHAQSQVHRFLKLLGGYTFSRHSYSLGATGVIMPHVIGTHDGLFKRSTSWDVIVENTDLLIAFGGIALKNTGVNHGGTTAHPARDALNRFRDRGGRIVSFSPLHDDIDGECEWHAPIPGTDVAVMLALAHVLAVEKLADLTFLSSYCTGYERFERYLLGVDDGVPKSPEWAAPISGLDAAELRTLARRMAAGRTLVTVSWSLQRVRHGEQAPWMGLTLAAMLGQIGLPGGGFGHGYGSMNEPGLAPVSCPLPTFPQGPNPVETFIPVAAISELLLRPGQTLAYNGQTLTLPDIRCVYWAGGNPFHHHQNLPRLRRALSRVDTVVVHDPVWTAMAKHADIVVPSTTSLERDDFSGSRNDPLLVAMKAVAPPYANSRDDYTTFSALADRLGFGEQFSEGRTAAQWLRHIYTEWAGALNFSVPSFDEFWDRGYLELPTDAGLTLLSDFRENPAAHPLHTPSGRIEIFSETIDGFGYSDCGGHPQWYEPTEWLGGERAQRFPLHLIANQPRTRLHSQLDFGGTSQGSKVRGREPLRIHPQDAATRGIADGDVVRVFNDRGACLAGAVLDEGLRRQVVQLSTGAWFDPIEPADPNSACAHGNPNVLTDDSGTSSLAQGCTGQHVLVQIERFEGTPPPVRAHTPPRFVARD from the coding sequence GTGAGTGGCTCGGCACGGCTTTCCCACACCCACTGGGGCGCGTTCACCCCCGAGGTCCGGGACGGCGAAGTGATCGGCGTCACTCCGATCGAGACCGATCTAGACCCCTCCCCGCTGCTGCAGAACATTCCTGGTTCCATCCGGCACCAGGCCCGGGTGACCGCGCCGGCGGTGCGCAGCGGCTGGCTGCGGGAGGGCCCTGGCCCCAGCGACAAGCGTGGCGCCGACGAATACGTCGAGGTGTCCTGGGATGAGCTGACCGAACTGCTGGCCGATGAACTGCGGCGCGTCGTCGACACCCATGGCAACGAGGCTATCTACGGGGGCTCATACGGCTGGGCCAGCGCAGGGCGCTTCCACCACGCCCAGAGTCAGGTGCACAGGTTCCTGAAACTGCTGGGCGGGTATACCTTTTCGCGTCATTCCTATAGCCTCGGCGCGACCGGCGTCATCATGCCGCACGTCATCGGAACCCACGACGGGCTGTTCAAGCGATCCACATCCTGGGACGTGATCGTCGAAAACACCGATCTGCTGATCGCGTTCGGCGGAATCGCGCTGAAGAACACGGGTGTCAACCATGGCGGCACCACCGCGCACCCGGCGCGCGATGCCCTCAACAGATTCCGCGACCGCGGTGGACGCATCGTCTCCTTTAGTCCGCTACACGATGACATCGACGGCGAATGCGAATGGCACGCCCCGATTCCCGGGACCGACGTGGCGGTCATGCTGGCGCTGGCGCATGTGCTGGCGGTGGAGAAGCTCGCAGATCTGACCTTCTTGAGCAGCTACTGCACCGGCTACGAGCGGTTCGAGCGCTATCTACTGGGCGTCGACGACGGCGTACCCAAGAGCCCGGAGTGGGCGGCACCCATCAGTGGCCTGGACGCGGCCGAGCTGCGCACCTTGGCCCGCCGCATGGCGGCAGGGCGCACTCTGGTGACGGTCAGCTGGTCCCTGCAACGGGTGCGCCATGGTGAGCAGGCACCCTGGATGGGACTCACCCTGGCCGCGATGCTCGGTCAGATCGGGCTTCCGGGAGGCGGTTTCGGCCATGGCTACGGCTCGATGAACGAGCCCGGGCTGGCCCCGGTGAGCTGTCCGCTGCCCACCTTTCCGCAGGGCCCCAACCCCGTCGAGACGTTCATCCCGGTGGCGGCCATCAGCGAGCTCCTGCTGCGCCCTGGGCAGACGCTCGCCTACAACGGTCAAACACTGACCTTGCCGGACATCCGCTGCGTCTATTGGGCGGGCGGCAACCCCTTCCATCATCATCAGAATCTGCCCAGACTGCGCCGCGCGCTGTCCCGGGTCGACACCGTCGTCGTGCACGACCCGGTGTGGACCGCGATGGCCAAGCACGCCGACATCGTCGTGCCGTCCACCACCAGTCTGGAGCGCGATGACTTCTCCGGTAGCCGCAACGACCCACTGCTGGTGGCGATGAAAGCCGTCGCACCGCCCTATGCCAACTCCCGTGACGACTACACCACGTTCTCGGCACTCGCCGACAGACTCGGATTCGGCGAGCAGTTCAGCGAGGGACGCACCGCCGCCCAGTGGCTGCGCCACATCTACACCGAGTGGGCCGGCGCGCTGAACTTTTCGGTGCCCTCCTTCGACGAATTCTGGGACCGCGGCTATCTGGAGTTGCCGACCGATGCCGGCCTGACGCTGCTGTCGGACTTCCGTGAGAACCCCGCTGCGCACCCGTTGCACACTCCCAGCGGGCGCATCGAAATCTTTTCCGAGACCATCGACGGCTTCGGATACTCCGACTGCGGTGGTCACCCACAGTGGTACGAACCCACCGAATGGCTGGGCGGTGAGCGCGCTCAGCGTTTTCCGTTGCATCTGATCGCCAATCAGCCGCGCACCAGGCTGCACAGCCAGCTCGACTTCGGTGGCACCAGCCAAGGGTCGAAGGTGCGGGGACGCGAGCCTCTCCGGATACATCCGCAGGACGCCGCCACCCGTGGTATCGCCGACGGCGACGTGGTGCGGGTGTTCAACGACCGCGGCGCCTGCCTGGCCGGGGCGGTCCTCGATGAGGGCCTACGACGCCAGGTGGTGCAGCTGTCGACCGGGGCATGGTTTGACCCGATCGAGCCCGCCGACCCGAATTCTGCTTGCGCCCATGGCAATCCGAATGTGCTGACAGACGACTCGGGAACCTCGTCGCTGGCGCAGGGCTGCACCGGGCAGCACGTGCTGGTGCAGATCGAACGGTTCGAGGGGACGCCACCGCCGGTGCGGGCACACACCCCGCCGCGGTTCGTCGCCCGCGACTAG
- the hflX gene encoding GTPase HflX: MRTTYETPTDGELALEDRAALKRVAGLSTELADVTEVEYRQLRLERVVLVGVWTEGTSQEAEASMAELAALAETAGSEVLEGLIQRRQKPDPATYIGSGKAIELREIVLATGADTVICDGELSPAQLVALEKAVKVKVIDRTALILDIFAQHATSREGKAQVSLAQMEYMLPRLRGWGESMSRQAGGRAGGAGGGVGTRGPGETKIETDRRRIRERMSKLRREIRDMKKVRDTKRSRRLESDVPSVAIVGYTNAGKSSLLNAITGAGVLVQDALFATLEPTTRRGTFDDGREFVITDTVGFVRHLPTQLVEAFRSTLEEVADADLLVHVVDGSDMAPLAQIEAVRTVIGEVVADHDASAAPELLVINKVDAAGDLALAQLRRALPKALFVSAHTGEGIATLREAIAEAVPRGDVPVDVVIPYERGDLVARIHTEGQVQSTEHLADGTRVVGRVPRALAAVLTAL; the protein is encoded by the coding sequence ATGCGTACCACCTATGAGACGCCCACCGACGGCGAGCTTGCGCTGGAAGACCGCGCCGCACTCAAACGTGTGGCGGGGCTTTCCACCGAACTCGCCGACGTCACCGAGGTCGAATACCGCCAGCTGCGCCTGGAACGAGTTGTGCTGGTAGGGGTCTGGACCGAGGGTACCTCGCAGGAGGCCGAGGCCAGCATGGCCGAGCTTGCCGCACTGGCCGAAACCGCCGGATCCGAGGTGCTCGAAGGTCTGATCCAGCGGCGCCAAAAGCCCGATCCGGCAACGTATATCGGCTCTGGCAAGGCGATCGAACTGCGCGAGATCGTGCTGGCCACCGGCGCCGACACGGTGATCTGCGACGGGGAGCTAAGCCCGGCCCAGCTGGTGGCCCTGGAAAAGGCGGTCAAGGTCAAGGTCATCGATCGCACCGCCCTGATCCTGGACATCTTCGCCCAGCACGCGACCAGCCGCGAGGGTAAGGCGCAGGTCTCGTTGGCGCAGATGGAGTACATGCTGCCGAGACTGCGCGGCTGGGGTGAATCGATGTCCCGGCAGGCCGGTGGTCGTGCCGGCGGCGCCGGTGGCGGGGTGGGCACCCGTGGCCCCGGTGAAACGAAGATCGAGACCGATCGGCGCCGGATCCGCGAGCGCATGTCCAAGTTGCGCCGCGAGATCCGCGATATGAAGAAGGTTCGTGACACCAAGCGCAGCCGCCGCCTGGAAAGCGATGTCCCATCGGTTGCCATCGTCGGCTACACGAACGCCGGTAAATCCAGTCTGCTGAACGCGATCACCGGGGCAGGGGTGCTCGTTCAGGACGCGTTGTTCGCCACGCTCGAACCCACGACGCGCCGCGGAACATTCGATGACGGCCGCGAATTCGTCATCACGGACACCGTTGGTTTCGTGCGGCACCTGCCGACCCAGCTGGTCGAGGCATTCCGGTCCACGCTGGAAGAGGTTGCCGACGCGGATCTTCTCGTCCATGTGGTCGATGGGTCCGATATGGCACCGCTGGCCCAGATCGAGGCGGTGCGCACGGTGATCGGTGAGGTGGTCGCCGATCATGATGCGTCCGCGGCGCCGGAGCTGTTGGTGATCAACAAGGTCGACGCGGCGGGTGATCTGGCGCTGGCGCAGCTGCGCCGCGCGTTACCCAAGGCGCTATTCGTGTCGGCGCACACGGGCGAGGGGATCGCCACGCTGCGCGAGGCGATCGCCGAGGCGGTGCCCCGCGGTGATGTACCCGTCGATGTGGTGATCCCGTACGAGCGCGGCGATCTGGTGGCCCGAATCCACACCGAGGGGCAGGTGCAGTCCACCGAGCATCTCGCCGATGGCACGCGGGTAGTGGGGCGGGTGCCGCGGGCGCTTGCCGCCGTCCTGACCGCGCTCTAG
- a CDS encoding acyl-CoA dehydrogenase family protein yields the protein MAGAVKFKRTIFEPEHELFRESFKTFLDRHAEPYKEEWEKNKIVDRALWVEAGKQGFLGTDMPEEFGGGGLIDFRYNTIITEEVTKGRHTGVGFSLHNDVAGPYFRDLANDEQKARWFPGFCSGELISAIAMTEPGTGSDLQGIKTRAVKDGDHYILNGAKTFITNGINADLVIVVAQTDPEKGALGFSLIVVERGMEGFERGRKLDKVGLDAQDTAELSFTDVRVPAANLLGEEGQGFIYLMKNLPQERMSIAVMAAAAMESVLEETIAYTTERKAFGKPIKSFQNSRFLLAELATDATVIRVMVDEFISLLNKEELSVEQAAMAKWYSTEKQVHLIDRCLQLHGGYGFMREYPVARAYMDSRIQTIYGGTTEIMKEIIGRSL from the coding sequence ATGGCCGGCGCCGTTAAGTTCAAACGCACCATTTTCGAACCCGAGCACGAACTGTTCCGCGAGTCGTTCAAGACCTTCCTGGATCGGCACGCTGAGCCGTACAAGGAGGAGTGGGAGAAGAACAAGATCGTCGACCGTGCACTGTGGGTCGAGGCCGGCAAACAGGGCTTCCTGGGCACCGACATGCCCGAGGAGTTCGGTGGCGGTGGTCTTATCGATTTCCGCTACAACACGATCATCACCGAAGAGGTGACCAAGGGACGCCACACCGGCGTCGGATTCAGCCTGCATAACGATGTCGCCGGCCCGTACTTCCGGGACCTGGCCAATGACGAGCAGAAGGCCCGCTGGTTCCCCGGCTTCTGTTCCGGCGAGCTGATTTCGGCCATCGCCATGACCGAGCCCGGCACCGGAAGCGATCTGCAGGGCATCAAGACCCGCGCCGTCAAGGACGGCGATCATTACATTCTCAATGGCGCAAAGACCTTCATCACCAACGGCATCAACGCCGACCTGGTGATCGTGGTCGCACAGACCGATCCGGAAAAGGGCGCGCTGGGTTTCTCGCTGATCGTTGTGGAGCGCGGCATGGAGGGCTTCGAACGCGGCCGCAAGCTCGACAAGGTCGGTCTGGATGCTCAGGACACCGCCGAACTGTCCTTCACCGACGTCCGGGTGCCTGCGGCCAACCTGCTGGGTGAAGAGGGTCAGGGCTTCATCTACCTGATGAAGAACCTGCCGCAGGAGCGTATGTCGATCGCCGTCATGGCGGCCGCCGCGATGGAGTCGGTGCTCGAAGAGACCATTGCGTACACGACCGAGCGCAAGGCATTCGGCAAGCCCATCAAGAGCTTCCAGAACAGTCGTTTCCTGCTCGCCGAGCTGGCCACCGACGCAACGGTCATCCGGGTCATGGTCGACGAGTTCATCTCGTTGCTCAACAAAGAAGAGCTGAGTGTCGAGCAGGCCGCGATGGCCAAGTGGTACAGCACCGAGAAGCAGGTCCACCTGATCGACCGCTGCCTGCAGCTGCACGGCGGGTACGGCTTCATGCGCGAGTACCCGGTGGCCCGGGCATACATGGACTCCCGTATCCAGACGATCTACGGCGGCACTACCGAGATCATGAAGGAGATCATCGGGCGTTCGCTCTAG